GCGTACAAGATTATCACAGGTTGCGATTGTGTTATGGCTACATGGAACCAAAGCAAACCCCTCACTCCGCAAGGGAGGAAGGAGGTGTAAGCGTGCGGTTCCCGTGACCTCTCCGCAATTCAATTTTGGAATAAATAAAAAGATACAATTAAAGTAATTATGTCCAAAGACTTAAGTTTATTGGCTTGATTTATTAACTTTTAAAGTCAACAATAAAAACATCAAGGTACATGATTGTAGCCAATCAAAGTGACAGAAAGCCTAACCTATGTCCGCGCAAGCGGACTTTATTTATTTAATCTATCACAGTCATAATTCAATACGGTTCAGTTAGAGCCAAAAACCTTGACCCATGTAGGTTGGGTTGAGGAACGTAGACCCAACATTTGGCGGGTTTGTTGGGTTACCCTGCGGGAACGCCAAGGGCGAACGCAAAGCCTCAACCCAACCTACAATTTTCCTTAACCGAACCGTATTGATATATAATTGCTACACTAGAAAGATTTGTGCAAATATTGAATTTTGAAAATAAACTTTTGATTTTCAATTAAAAAAGCTTGGGAGACATAAGTCAAGGGATTATGTCCAAATATTTAAACTCAGCAACTTGACCAGATAAGTTTGTTGGTCAATAATAAAGAAACCATCTGACATAGTTGTTGCCCATATCGGTAACAATTACCCCTTATGGTCTGTCCGCGACAGCGGACTTTATTATTTATATCGCCTTAACTTCTATCGTTTCAGGTTTAGAAGTGGGGTGACACATTAATAATCGTAGGGTGCGTGACGCTGCGATAAATATTGTACGCAGTCACAAGACTTATGGCGTCACGCACCATTCTTTAAATGTGACACTAGCGCAAATCCTGTTAAAGGATGATCTATTCACAAAATAGGTAAGCATCAAAGTCCTTAATCCTTCTTTCAGTGATTCCGTTTACCTCGATTAGTTCTGCGAGAGATTGAAATTTTCCTTTATGTTCCCGTAGTTTAATAATTGCTTCTGCTGTCTTTTTTCCTATGTGCGGTATTTTATATCGTTCTAACTCTTTAGCAGTTCTAATGATATTAATGTTGATTTTTTGAGGTTTTATCACTGGCTGTATTGGAGCAACTTCAGGTAAATTACCTGTGAAACTCTCAAGTATTTTAACAGATTGAACAAATTTTTCAAGTTGGTTATTAATGTGTTCTATTATTTCGTGATTGATTATCTGCTTAGTCTCAGCTTCCTCAATGTTTTTGACAATTGCAGAAATTTTTTCAATTTTTTGCTCAATAATATCTATTTTCTTAACGGATGTAGAAACTTGTTCAATCTTTTTGTTAAGAGCTTCTATTTGTGAAAATAATTTATCAAACTGTTTAAGGATCGCTTTATTTGATTCTGTCTCATCAGCAACAGATGGTAATATTAATGGGATAGCTTCTGAATATCCTAACAACTGCTGCATTTCTTGTTTAGCAGCAGCAGCTTGCTCATCTGTCAGATTAAAAACCCAAACCCATAGCTTTTCGATGTCAAGTTCCTTAGCAACTAGACACCAATCAGCACCATAGACAACTTCATATTCTTCTTCCTCACTGTAAGCTTCAGTACGACGCACAATTAGAGGAATGAGATTAGTCCCTTGTTGGGTAAGACTCATCTTTAATTGTTCGCGTTTCTCGAAAGGAAGTTCTACAACTTCAGACTCTGGAATTGCAATCTGAAAAGTGTATATTTGACCGTGAGATATTGGCTTAATACGTAAATACTCAACAATGCGATCGCGTCGTTCCGCAGCGTTCATATTTCTACTCCTTTTCCTTGGTTACAGAAATCAAGTGTTTAGCCAGTTTGGTATAGCAGTTAAAAGCATCTTGTGCAGTTTCTTTGTCTTTTGAGCTTAATTCGTTATCAAATTCTGCAAAGCAAATTGGATATCCTTTATTCGGCGTACTTGAAACTATGCTCAGATTGGGAATCCATGTATCTTGAGGAAATAATTCTACATTTTTACTTTCAGGATTCTTGGCTAGAATATCAAAAATCTGCTGAGTCATAGCTAAAGAAATTTTAGTTGCTGCTCTATTATACATACTCACTGCAATCCCCAAAATAGGTAGTGGTTCATCTCTAAATTCATGGACTCCAATAGCCCTGTTGATAACGTACTCTAATGCTCGGATAGGATAAGCAGCTAAATGCGTAGGAATTAAAACTCCTGAAGACGCCATGAGTGAAATATTGTTAACTTTACCAAATGATGGGGGTGGATCAATCAAGACATAATCATATTGATCACGGTATTTTTTGAGTTTTTTTGCCAATACACGATCAATATCTGGTGTCATAGTCAGCGTAGCTTCTAGCTCGCTTAAACGAATATGAGATGGAACAATATCTAGTTCGACATCATCCCACTTCTTATGAATCATCGTTTCTTCTAAGCTAGTTCTTGGTTCAGTAAGTAGATGGGTAATATCTTTCTTACCTTGTTTTTCAACATGATCCAAAGGATCTATTCCCAGTCCCATTGTCAGGTTAGCTTGAGCGTCAATATCAATCAATAGCACCCGCTTACCAAGCTTACTCAGAGCCGCTGCTAGGTTGATAGTCGTTGTGGTTTTACCCACGCCACCTTTGTTATTAAATACAGTAATAATCATCGATTTTCTTTCCTCCTGAGTAACTGGAACTAAAGTTTTTTCTGGGTTGATTTGCTGTGGTGGCGTGACAGAAGTCTGAGTTTTCTTGAATAATCCAAACATCTTATTTTCTTGTTGTACCGCTTGGGAAATTAAACTTAAAAAATGTAACCGGATATTTTGTTGATTTTTATATACGGTGGAACTGTAGCTTAAATATGTTTTTTTTGAGAGAATTTTCTGAAATAATCTATATTTATTAATCAATGATGGTTGAGAGAATTCAACAATTTTTGTAATTTTATTATCTACGTTAGAAAATACATGAAAATCATAGCCATTGGTTAACAAACCAAGAACAGATTCAGTGCGGCGCATATAATTGTTAATTTGCCAAACACTGTGAGCAATATTCTTACTGGGTGCTTTGACTTCAATAACTAGATAGGCTGGTGTTATTAAAATTGAGTCTCTTGAACCCACGAGAAAATCAAGCTTAGATTGTAAAATTACTACTTGAGCCTGCCAATCGGTACTACTGTAACCAAGAAGATGCAACAGGGGTACTACTACCTTTTGCTCTACATCAGATTCACTACTAGTCGGGGCAATAGCCTAAAAAATATTTTGCAGAGTCGAACTGTAGTCGGTATTCATACTACCACTAGAAGGCATCTGACGGTACATTGTATCTCAGATTCTTCACCCTGGATTGTCACCCAGTATATTTATTTAACAGAAAATGTATTAATTTATGACGTTATACATCATCTACTCTATGTTAAGTCAAATTTTTTGCTTTTGCTTGTCAAGTCATACTTAGGAATTACTAAAAGTCAAGCAGAGTGATATAATGCTTACTGCCTCAACTGAGGGAATATCGCGGAAAATACTTTTGCGTGTCCCCAAAAATATTATATTTAGCAGAAGTTTCCATTAATCAGGTGATATCTACGGTACCTAAAATAAATGGGAATGCGTCAGTGAACTACTCCTAGTTGCCTACGGCTGAACTAGGAGCTTCTGTAATCACGGGGGAGTGCCTAAACTTAGACTTTCGCCCAAGATTAGGACTTACCTCCCCTCCTACAGCAGAGACGGCTGAACCTTCCGCCTTGATCATTCTGATACCCTCTGCTCTAATATTTATCGCTGCGTTTCCATCCCTGTCATGATGAGTGCCACAGTGAGGACAAGTCCACTCACGGACATCCAATGGCATCTCCCCAATCTGATAAAAACAATTAGAGCAGAGCTTGGAACTAGGGAACCATCTATCAATCTCAACCAACTTCCCACCACTACGTTCCAATTTATAGGCTAAGAAGTTGGTAAATGTTCCCCAACCCACATCAGATATTGCTTTCGCCAATTTATGATTACGAACCATGCCTTTGACATGAAGATTCTCTACTATGACAGCTTGGCTATCGCTGACTAACTTATAACTAAGTTTATGTAAAAAATCTTGCCTGGAGTTACTAACCCGTTCGTACACCTTGGCAACTATTTTTCTATACTTATTTCTTGAATTACTCCCTTTTACTTTACGTGCTAACTTTTTTTGTTTACGCTTGAGGTTTTTGTCATGTTTAGCAATGTGTTTCGGGTTGTCATATTTAGAAACTTTTTCACCGTCAGTTACAACAGCAAAATGTTTCAACCCTAAGTCAACACCATAAATCTTCCCTTGTGTTTTAGCAGGGTGTTCCCCTTCTACTTCAGTCAGGATAGATGCCAAGTATTTACCTGACGGAGTTTTACTAACAGTGACAGTCTTAATTTTTCCCTCAATTGGTCTATGTATCTTGGCTTTTACTAGCCCAATATTACCTGGAAGTTTGATATTACCATCGACAATCTTGACATTTTGAGGATACTGAATTGACTGTTTACCATGCTTCGATTTGAATCGAGGAAATCCAGCACGTTGATCAAAAAAGTTTTTATACGCAGTAGTTAGATTCAGTGTAGTAGCTTGTAAAACTTGGCTATAACAATCAGCCAGCCACTTAGTATCTTCTGTTTTTTTGAGTACAGGAAGAAATGCGTTGAGTGCAGCACGGCTAAGTCCTTTACCCGTCTCCTTGTAAGTCTCAATCGACTTATTCAGAGCATAATTCCACCACCATCTGGCACAACCAAAAGCTAATCGCAGTTGTGTTTCCTGCTCTTTTGATGGATATAAACGAACTTGTACAGCCTTGTGCAGCACTCAAATCACCTCCTTGATATATCCATATTACCACGATATACCATTTTTGATAAAGCACTAAAATAAAATAATTGGGGATTCGTCATACATCTGGAATTTGTTTTTGCTTGGCAAAAAATCAATTCCAGATGCAATCCTTATCCCCCGCTCCCTATCCCCACCCTATGAGTACATTGAGGGTGGGGACTTCCGCGACACGTTAAAGGACTTAACCAATGGGATATGTAATTGCTACTGCAAATATGAAAGGTGGTGTCGGTAAAACGACCCTCACGGTCAACCTAGCCACTTGTTTAGCGAAAAATCATGGTAAACGGGTGTTGGTTCTGGACTTAGATAGCCAAATTAGCGCTACACTCAGTCTCATGTCGCCTTTGGAATTTGCTAAACGCCGCAAACAAAGAAAGACATTTAGATATCTCATCGACCAAATTATCAATCCAGCGGAAACGGGAAAAACTCCGATTCAAGAAATCATTCAAGGACAAGTTTGTAATCTCCCTGGATTAAATTTATTACCAGGAGATATCGATTTGTATGATGAATTTGTAGTTTCAGAAATGCTCCATCGCGAAGCAGTCGCTTTGGGTGAAACTGACTTTGAAACTGTTTGGAATCGCTTTGAACTAGTCTTGATAAATAACATCTTAAAACCAGTGCGTCAGGAATATGATTTTATCCTCTTAGATTGCGCCCCTGGTTATAACCTCATGACTCGTAGCGCTTTAGCAGCCAGTGATTTTTACATTCTTCCTGCTAAACCAGAGCCGTTATCGATAGTGGGAATTCAACTTTTAGAAAGACGCATCTCTCAATTAAAAGACAGTCATGAACAGGAAGCGAAAATCGACATCAAAATGCTGGGTATTGTCTTTAGTATGTCCAATACCAATTTATTAACTGGTAGATATTACAAACAAGTAATGCATCGCGTGGTTGAAGATTTTGGTGTGGAAAAAATCTGTAAAAATCAAATACCCGTTGATGTCAATGTTGCAAAGGCTGTTGATAGTTTTATGCCGGTTGTCTTACTCAGTCCGCAATCAGCCGGTTCTAAAGCATTCTTTCAGTTAACGCAAGAATTGTTAGAAAAGCTGTAGGGTACTGCACTTCTCTACGAGACGCTACGCGAACGGCTCCGCTCAGTGACCAGGGACTGGGGACTGGGGATTGCACTTTTCTACGTTTGTTGGTATCCGAGTCGATATATCACGCCGTGTAGGGGCACGGCAATGCCGTGCCCCTACGGGTGTACCTCACTGGCACATACCACTTGATTAAATCGTCGGTTTTCTGTATTATAGGTAAATAACTAATCTCAAAACTAGGAAAAGATTTTCGCGCAGAGCGCGAAAGGGTTACGAAGGGTAAAGAGAAGAAGGGCAAAGTGCTAAAGGGCACAAATGTAAAGCGCTACAAAGTCCTGCCCGGAAACACCACCACCCGAAACCCCAGGTCGCTCAACCTGTGGTCGCACGCGAGATAGAAGCGGCGCGCTGATCGGCAAAACCAGGGAAAGTCGTACCATGAACCACCACGCAGCAGCCTATTTTGATTATCATTATCAACTAACCAAGCACTGCCGTCCGCTGGTGCATTA
The Gloeotrichia echinulata CP02 DNA segment above includes these coding regions:
- a CDS encoding helix-hairpin-helix domain-containing protein, which translates into the protein MNAAERRDRIVEYLRIKPISHGQIYTFQIAIPESEVVELPFEKREQLKMSLTQQGTNLIPLIVRRTEAYSEEEEYEVVYGADWCLVAKELDIEKLWVWVFNLTDEQAAAAKQEMQQLLGYSEAIPLILPSVADETESNKAILKQFDKLFSQIEALNKKIEQVSTSVKKIDIIEQKIEKISAIVKNIEEAETKQIINHEIIEHINNQLEKFVQSVKILESFTGNLPEVAPIQPVIKPQKININIIRTAKELERYKIPHIGKKTAEAIIKLREHKGKFQSLAELIEVNGITERRIKDFDAYLFCE
- a CDS encoding AAA family ATPase translates to MHLLGYSSTDWQAQVVILQSKLDFLVGSRDSILITPAYLVIEVKAPSKNIAHSVWQINNYMRRTESVLGLLTNGYDFHVFSNVDNKITKIVEFSQPSLINKYRLFQKILSKKTYLSYSSTVYKNQQNIRLHFLSLISQAVQQENKMFGLFKKTQTSVTPPQQINPEKTLVPVTQEERKSMIITVFNNKGGVGKTTTTINLAAALSKLGKRVLLIDIDAQANLTMGLGIDPLDHVEKQGKKDITHLLTEPRTSLEETMIHKKWDDVELDIVPSHIRLSELEATLTMTPDIDRVLAKKLKKYRDQYDYVLIDPPPSFGKVNNISLMASSGVLIPTHLAAYPIRALEYVINRAIGVHEFRDEPLPILGIAVSMYNRAATKISLAMTQQIFDILAKNPESKNVELFPQDTWIPNLSIVSSTPNKGYPICFAEFDNELSSKDKETAQDAFNCYTKLAKHLISVTKEKE
- a CDS encoding RNA-guided endonuclease TnpB family protein, producing MLHKAVQVRLYPSKEQETQLRLAFGCARWWWNYALNKSIETYKETGKGLSRAALNAFLPVLKKTEDTKWLADCYSQVLQATTLNLTTAYKNFFDQRAGFPRFKSKHGKQSIQYPQNVKIVDGNIKLPGNIGLVKAKIHRPIEGKIKTVTVSKTPSGKYLASILTEVEGEHPAKTQGKIYGVDLGLKHFAVVTDGEKVSKYDNPKHIAKHDKNLKRKQKKLARKVKGSNSRNKYRKIVAKVYERVSNSRQDFLHKLSYKLVSDSQAVIVENLHVKGMVRNHKLAKAISDVGWGTFTNFLAYKLERSGGKLVEIDRWFPSSKLCSNCFYQIGEMPLDVREWTCPHCGTHHDRDGNAAINIRAEGIRMIKAEGSAVSAVGGEVSPNLGRKSKFRHSPVITEAPSSAVGN
- a CDS encoding ParA family protein; amino-acid sequence: MGYVIATANMKGGVGKTTLTVNLATCLAKNHGKRVLVLDLDSQISATLSLMSPLEFAKRRKQRKTFRYLIDQIINPAETGKTPIQEIIQGQVCNLPGLNLLPGDIDLYDEFVVSEMLHREAVALGETDFETVWNRFELVLINNILKPVRQEYDFILLDCAPGYNLMTRSALAASDFYILPAKPEPLSIVGIQLLERRISQLKDSHEQEAKIDIKMLGIVFSMSNTNLLTGRYYKQVMHRVVEDFGVEKICKNQIPVDVNVAKAVDSFMPVVLLSPQSAGSKAFFQLTQELLEKL